A genome region from Bacteroidia bacterium includes the following:
- a CDS encoding CvpA family protein yields the protein MNFIDLVLIIPILWFGYKGFTKGFIIEIASLAALMLGLYGGIIFSGFVAGYISKWFEIKSDYVPLISFSVTFLIIVIIVFLVAKGVDKLVKSAALGIPNKLAGAVVGAAKTIVIISVLLLLVNKYDKNGLFLKENIRNNSLLYNPLSELVVKVYPSVTETLGNVLESEKKPEKKDELK from the coding sequence ATGAATTTTATTGATTTAGTGTTAATTATTCCTATTTTATGGTTCGGCTATAAAGGCTTTACCAAAGGTTTTATTATTGAAATTGCATCATTAGCTGCATTAATGCTAGGACTATATGGCGGAATTATTTTTTCGGGATTTGTTGCAGGATATATTTCGAAATGGTTTGAAATTAAATCAGATTATGTACCATTGATTTCATTTTCAGTCACATTCTTAATAATTGTAATAATAGTTTTTTTAGTTGCAAAAGGTGTTGATAAACTTGTAAAATCTGCTGCACTTGGTATACCTAACAAATTAGCCGGAGCAGTTGTTGGTGCTGCAAAAACTATTGTAATAATAAGTGTACTTCTTTTACTTGTAAACAAATATGATAAAAATGGATTATTCTTAAAAGAAAATATAAGAAACAATTCACTTCTTTATAATCCATTAAGTGAATTGGTTGTAAAAGTTTATCCCTCTGTAACTGAAACTTTAGGAAATGTTCTAGAATCAGAAAAAAAACCCGAAAAAAAAGATGAACTTAAATAA
- a CDS encoding DedA family protein, with protein sequence MSYWFELGYAGLFFASFLAATIVPFSSDAVVVGMVTGGYDAFWSITIATIGNTLGGMSSYGLGYLGKWVWIEKYLRIKKERLERMQLRIKKYTGLAAFLTWLPIIGDVIAVALGLLKINVYKVTIFMTAGKLARYIAIVYLWDIFF encoded by the coding sequence ATGTCTTACTGGTTCGAACTTGGTTATGCCGGATTATTTTTTGCTTCTTTTTTAGCAGCAACAATAGTTCCTTTTAGCTCAGATGCAGTAGTAGTTGGAATGGTAACTGGAGGATATGATGCATTCTGGTCAATAACTATAGCTACAATAGGTAACACTCTTGGAGGAATGTCGAGTTATGGTTTGGGTTATCTTGGAAAATGGGTTTGGATTGAAAAATATTTAAGAATAAAAAAAGAAAGACTTGAAAGAATGCAGTTACGGATAAAAAAATATACAGGGTTAGCTGCCTTTTTAACATGGCTTCCTATTATTGGAGATGTTATTGCCGTTGCATTGGGACTCCTTAAAATAAACGTTTATAAAGTAACTATATTCATGACTGCAGGAAAATTAGCAAGATATATTGCAATAGTATATTTGTGGGATATTTTCTTTTAG
- a CDS encoding glycosyltransferase family 39 protein, with protein sequence MVATNKNTFFSKTIQYFKGDNLIALTIVVIASILRLYKLNNIPFTLDELSALSRTNYDSINSLIDLGILRDGHPAGIQIFLFYWVKFFGYSEMSVKLPFILCGIASVWLIFIIGKKWFNPTVGLLSSAFIATIQFTVMYSQIERPYASGLFFFLLFIYFWSQVVLEKRDKIFYWIGFSITAALCAYNHYFTLFSALVAAITGTLFLKNLLLKKYLIFCFIASLLTLPHISIFITQLSHGGLNWLPKPRSSFFITYLEFVFHFSIWAEIFFLVITAIGIFLFVKNSNKKDKNALRITGLIWLILPIVTGYLYSIYGKPILQYSALIFSVPFLFIVAFSFFPPLKVKINIILVLLICCINIPTLVIGRQYYNFFYNQSYDAIAINQIALMDSLKQPVSLLINGYEPFYLKYYTLKYHHKIPCNLYVFDMLNNIGFKNYIKKLHTNYIAIVHVGVMPLQNYDIAQSEYPYFVKRSVGFGYEWYVFSKLPQNNISRFYFETNNYFDKQLVDWSFNQANICISPTDSTNYCYKFSEGEEWGPGFKGTLQKYKCSKHDFINITVKLYSENIPKDATIVLTLMDKNDSLISWIGASSKDFYYVKNKWQTINLAARLTDINLPKDSVYFNTYIWNVGKSPIYLDDFCVRFEKGNPFIYAITTDF encoded by the coding sequence ATGGTTGCCACAAACAAAAACACATTTTTTTCTAAAACCATTCAATATTTTAAAGGAGATAATTTAATTGCATTAACTATTGTAGTTATTGCTTCCATTTTAAGGTTGTATAAGCTAAATAACATCCCTTTTACCCTAGATGAACTCAGTGCTTTATCAAGAACAAATTATGATTCAATTAATTCACTTATTGATTTAGGAATACTTAGAGACGGTCATCCGGCTGGAATTCAGATTTTTCTATTTTATTGGGTAAAATTTTTCGGTTATTCAGAAATGTCGGTAAAACTGCCATTTATTTTATGCGGCATTGCTTCAGTATGGCTAATTTTTATTATTGGAAAAAAATGGTTTAATCCAACAGTTGGATTACTTTCATCAGCATTTATTGCAACTATTCAGTTTACAGTAATGTATAGTCAAATTGAGAGACCTTATGCATCAGGATTATTCTTTTTTCTATTATTTATATATTTCTGGTCTCAAGTTGTTCTCGAAAAAAGAGATAAAATATTTTACTGGATTGGTTTTTCAATAACAGCTGCACTTTGTGCCTACAATCATTATTTCACGCTATTTTCTGCTTTAGTAGCTGCTATCACTGGCACTTTGTTTTTAAAAAATCTTCTTCTTAAAAAATACCTGATATTTTGCTTTATTGCTAGCTTACTTACCTTACCACATATAAGTATTTTTATTACGCAATTATCACATGGTGGATTAAACTGGCTTCCAAAGCCTAGAAGTTCATTTTTTATTACATACTTAGAATTTGTTTTTCATTTTTCAATTTGGGCAGAAATATTCTTTTTAGTTATAACTGCTATCGGAATTTTTCTATTTGTTAAGAACAGTAATAAAAAAGACAAAAATGCATTAAGAATAACAGGATTAATTTGGCTAATTTTACCAATTGTTACAGGATATTTATATTCAATTTACGGGAAGCCAATTTTACAATATTCTGCATTAATTTTTTCTGTTCCCTTTTTATTTATTGTTGCCTTCTCCTTTTTCCCACCTCTAAAAGTTAAAATCAATATTATTTTAGTTTTATTAATTTGTTGCATTAACATTCCCACATTAGTGATTGGAAGACAATATTATAATTTCTTTTATAATCAAAGCTATGATGCTATTGCAATAAATCAAATAGCATTAATGGATTCATTAAAACAACCGGTATCATTGCTAATTAATGGTTATGAACCATTTTATCTTAAATATTATACATTAAAGTATCATCATAAAATACCATGTAATCTTTATGTTTTTGATATGCTTAATAATATTGGCTTTAAAAATTATATAAAAAAATTACATACCAATTACATTGCAATTGTTCATGTAGGAGTTATGCCACTCCAGAATTACGATATTGCTCAATCAGAGTATCCATACTTTGTTAAACGATCTGTAGGGTTTGGTTACGAATGGTATGTTTTTTCAAAATTACCACAAAATAATATTTCAAGATTTTATTTTGAAACAAATAATTATTTTGACAAACAACTTGTTGATTGGTCTTTTAATCAGGCAAATATTTGTATTAGTCCTACCGATTCCACTAACTATTGTTATAAATTCAGTGAAGGTGAAGAATGGGGACCAGGTTTTAAAGGAACTCTACAAAAATATAAATGCAGCAAACATGATTTTATTAATATCACAGTCAAGCTTTACTCTGAAAATATTCCTAAAGATGCAACAATAGTTTTAACATTAATGGATAAAAATGACAGTCTAATATCATGGATTGGAGCATCATCTAAAGATTTTTATTATGTTAAAAATAAATGGCAAACAATAAATTTAGCTGCCCGCTTAACTGATATTAATTTACCAAAAGATTCTGTTTATTTTAATACATATATATGGAATGTGGGAAAGTCTCCAATATATTTGGATGATTTCTGTGTAAGATTTGAAAAAGGAAATCCCTTTATTTATGCAATTACCACTGACTTTTAA
- a CDS encoding prolyl-tRNA synthetase associated domain-containing protein gives MNGQIELYEKLNELGIQFIYHEHPPAPTIEIAMQYWKDLDSSHCKNLFFRNHKGNKHYLVILEHKQNLDIHSLEKILKQGKISFASPERMLKYLGLTPGSVSPFGLINDKGHEVHVFIDENLKQSKTISFHPNINTASLVIKLDDLILLLKYFGNKFEFIDLVEK, from the coding sequence ATGAATGGACAAATTGAATTGTACGAAAAACTAAATGAGCTCGGGATTCAGTTTATTTATCATGAGCATCCTCCAGCGCCTACAATTGAAATAGCCATGCAATACTGGAAAGATCTTGACTCATCTCATTGTAAAAATTTATTTTTCAGAAATCATAAAGGTAATAAGCATTATCTTGTAATTCTAGAGCATAAACAAAATCTTGATATTCATTCACTTGAAAAAATTCTTAAACAGGGAAAAATTTCTTTTGCTTCGCCAGAAAGAATGCTAAAATATCTCGGACTTACGCCAGGTTCAGTTTCTCCTTTTGGGTTAATAAATGATAAAGGTCATGAGGTTCACGTATTTATTGATGAGAACCTTAAGCAAAGTAAAACTATTAGTTTTCATCCTAATATTAATACAGCTTCATTAGTTATTAAATTAGATGATTTAATTTTGCTTCTAAAATATTTTGGAAACAAATTTGAGTTTATTGATTTAGTTGAAAAATAA
- a CDS encoding GH3 auxin-responsive promoter family protein: protein MAILQSLISWLHIKRMTQIDLFRKYPVDVQLEMNYKLLKKARETEFGRKYNFESITSIREFQNRVPLSDYENLTSYISRLRKNEQNILWPSEIKWFAKSSGTTNDKSKFIPVSKEALEDCHFKGGKDIIALFSSQRPNYELFKGKTLGLGGSHQINEFSNESYYGDLSAVLIQNLPFWAEFLRTPNLEIALMDEWESKIEKMAHATIKENVTSIAGVPSWTLVLMKRILELTNKKDLSEIWPNLEVFVHGGVSFEPYREQFKKLFTSDKMNYLETYNASEGFFAIQDDLNTRDMLLMLDYGIFYEFIPMEEFGKENPKVLTIGEVEQGKNYALVITTNSGLWRYIIGDTVKFTSLYPHKIVITGRTKHFINAFGEELIIENAEKAIKIASEKTHAEIREYTAAPVYMTECSKGAHEWLFEFSTPPSSIDYFMEILDNALKSVNSDYEAKRYRNMSLDFPKVTVLPDGTFYKWLKDKGKLGGQHKIPRLANHREYIDELLALKNKII, encoded by the coding sequence ATGGCAATTCTTCAATCTCTAATCAGTTGGTTACATATTAAACGAATGACTCAAATTGATTTATTTCGTAAATATCCGGTTGATGTTCAGTTGGAAATGAATTATAAATTACTCAAAAAAGCACGTGAAACAGAATTTGGAAGAAAATATAACTTTGAAAGTATAACATCAATTAGGGAATTTCAAAATCGAGTGCCATTGTCAGACTATGAAAATTTAACTTCTTATATATCAAGGTTACGTAAAAACGAACAGAATATTTTATGGCCATCAGAAATTAAATGGTTTGCTAAATCATCTGGTACAACAAATGATAAAAGTAAATTTATTCCTGTTAGTAAAGAAGCATTAGAAGATTGTCATTTTAAAGGTGGTAAAGATATAATTGCACTATTTTCATCCCAGCGTCCAAATTATGAGTTATTTAAGGGTAAAACCTTAGGGCTTGGTGGTAGTCATCAAATAAATGAATTTAGTAATGAATCGTATTATGGCGATTTGTCGGCAGTATTAATTCAGAACTTACCTTTTTGGGCAGAATTTTTGAGAACCCCAAATCTTGAAATAGCTTTAATGGACGAATGGGAGAGCAAAATAGAAAAAATGGCTCATGCTACAATAAAAGAAAATGTTACAAGTATTGCCGGTGTTCCTTCATGGACATTGGTTTTAATGAAACGCATTTTAGAATTAACAAATAAAAAAGATTTATCCGAAATCTGGCCAAATCTGGAAGTCTTTGTTCATGGAGGTGTTAGCTTTGAACCATACAGAGAGCAGTTTAAAAAGTTGTTCACTTCTGATAAGATGAATTATCTTGAAACATATAATGCATCGGAAGGATTTTTTGCAATTCAGGATGATTTGAATACTCGTGATATGTTGCTAATGCTAGATTATGGGATTTTTTATGAATTTATTCCTATGGAGGAATTTGGAAAAGAAAATCCTAAGGTGCTAACAATTGGTGAAGTAGAACAAGGAAAGAATTATGCATTGGTAATTACCACAAATTCCGGATTATGGAGATACATTATTGGTGATACGGTTAAATTTACCTCTTTGTATCCGCATAAAATTGTTATAACAGGGCGCACAAAACATTTTATAAATGCATTTGGCGAAGAACTTATAATCGAGAATGCCGAGAAAGCAATTAAAATTGCAAGCGAAAAAACTCATGCCGAAATCAGAGAATACACTGCAGCACCGGTATATATGACAGAGTGCTCAAAAGGTGCACACGAGTGGCTTTTTGAATTTTCTACACCTCCGTCAAGTATTGACTATTTTATGGAGATACTTGATAATGCTTTAAAATCTGTTAACTCTGATTATGAAGCAAAGAGATATAGAAATATGTCTTTAGATTTTCCAAAAGTTACTGTTTTACCTGATGGAACATTTTACAAATGGCTTAAGGATAAAGGAAAACTTGGAGGGCAGCACAAAATACCACGACTTGCGAATCACCGCGAATATATTGATGAACTGTTAGCATTAAAAAACAAGATTATTTAA
- a CDS encoding deoxynucleoside kinase, with protein MHIAIAGNIGSGKTTLTGMLAKHYKWEAHYEDVEDNPYLNDFYEDMHRWSFNLQIYFLNSRFSQIVEIRKSAKTVIQDRTIYEDAFIFAPNLHSMGLMSSRDFENYFTLFNLMTSLIQPPDLLIYLRASVPRLVEQIQSRGRKYESGIRLDYLKKLNERYESWISGYSISKLLVVDIDKINFSQKPEDLREIINKIDAEIHGLFPSK; from the coding sequence ATGCACATAGCCATTGCAGGTAACATCGGATCAGGTAAAACCACGCTTACAGGGATGTTGGCAAAACATTACAAATGGGAAGCTCATTACGAAGACGTGGAAGATAATCCATATTTAAATGATTTTTACGAAGACATGCACCGTTGGTCTTTCAATTTGCAGATTTATTTTCTAAACAGCAGATTTAGCCAGATAGTTGAAATAAGAAAGTCAGCAAAAACTGTTATTCAGGATAGAACCATTTATGAAGATGCTTTTATTTTTGCACCCAACCTGCATTCTATGGGATTAATGTCGTCAAGAGATTTTGAAAATTATTTTACTCTCTTTAATTTAATGACATCATTAATTCAACCACCGGACTTGCTTATTTATTTACGTGCTTCTGTTCCACGATTAGTAGAACAAATACAAAGCAGAGGCAGGAAGTATGAAAGCGGAATACGTTTGGATTACCTTAAAAAACTTAATGAGCGTTACGAATCATGGATTTCAGGTTATAGTATCAGCAAATTATTAGTAGTGGATATTGATAAAATTAATTTTAGCCAGAAACCTGAAGATTTAAGAGAAATTATCAATAAAATTGATGCTGAGATTCATGGACTTTTTCCTTCTAAATAA